From the genome of Thermoanaerobaculia bacterium:
TTGCCGACCTGGCGGTGCTGGTTGTGGTCGTTCCCGACGCCGTCGAACTGGAGATACGCGAACCGCAGCCCCGCCTCGGCCGCCTCCTTGGCGAACTCCTCCTCCTGAGCGAAGCGGATGCCGTTGGTCGCGCACTGGACCGAGAAATAGCCGAGCTCCCGCGCGTACCGGATCGCCGGGATGAAATGCGGCGAGAGTGTCGGCTCCCCTCCCGAGAACTGGACGGAGAGCTGGCGCTTCGGCTTGATCGCGATCGCGTTGTCGAGGAGCTCCTTGACGTCCTCCCACTCGAGCTCGTGGACGAAGCCGACCTGGTTGGCGTCCATGAAGCAGGGGTTGCACATCATGTTGCAGCGGTTCGTCAGGTCGATCGTGAGGACGGCGCCGCGGCCGTACTTGATCGAGGACGACCCGTGGTCGTGGAGGCCGTCCTTGGGAATGCGGTAGTCGCGGCCCGGGTAGAGCGACTCCAGCCGGGCGAAGAACGCCGGGTCCGTCGACATCACGTCCTCGAAGTGGCCGTGGTCGGGGCAGTCCTTCTCCATGACGATCCGCCCGTCCTTCTCGACGATCCGGGCCTTGATCTCACCGGCGCGGCTGTTGACGAGAACGGACCAGTCCGCCTCGCCCGAGAGGATCCGGTCGCGAACTTCCTTGACGCATCCGGGACAGAGCGAATCGGTCTCCCGCGGGAATCCGAGCACCGGCCGGCTCCGCTCTCTCGACTTGATGAGAGGAGCGGGAGCCCACTTCGGCTGAAAGCTCCCCTCGGGGAATTTACGGTCGATGCGCTCCGCAACGCGCCACGCGCCTTCGGCGGCGGTGCGGATCGCGGAATAGAAATGTTTCTTCATTCGAGATCACCCATTTCCCAAGTGCTTGCGTTTCCTAGCGTTTTGCGATCTTACCAAGACGCGTTTCCCGCTGTAAAGCGGAAATCCTTTCGAAGTCCTGCCCTTCCTGACGCAGGAATCGCGCCAGCGCGAACGGCGCGAGCGCGCCGCGCGATCCGGTCCCGAGGACGGCCTCGGCGACGAGCCGGGCGGAGATCGGCGCGAGAAGAATGCCGTTCCGGAAATGCGCCGCGGCGAGAAAGTATCCGGGGAGCGGAGTCGGCCCCATGATCGGCAGGCCGTCCGGGGCCGCCGGGCGGAACCCGGCCCACGCCCCCACGAAACGCGCCGCGGCGAGCGCCGGCGCGACTTCGGCGGCGCGGCGGAGCAACCCGGCGATCCCCGAGACCGTCACGCTTCGGTCGAACCCCACGAACTCGAGGGTAGCGCCGGCCAGCAGCCGTCCGTGTTCGCGCGGCGCCAGGTAGAAATGGTCCCGGTGGAGCACGCAGGGGGGCCGGGCGCTCCCGGCGTCGATCTCGGCGATCTGCCCGCGGGCCGGGACGACCGGGACCGCGAAACCCGCCGCGCCGTCGAGCCCCGCCCAGGATCCCGTCGCGTCGACGACGGAGGCCGCGCCGATCGTCTCGCGCGGCGTGCGCACCCCCGTGCAGGCTCCGGACTCGATCCGCAGGCCCGTGACCGGCGTGTTCGTGAGGAAACGGGCCCCGCGGCGCTCCGCGCAGACCCGCAGGCCACGCACCAGCTCGCGCGGGTCCACGACCGCTTCCTCGGGGAATGCGAGCCCTTCCCGCACGGAAGGAGCGATCGCGCCTCCGGAAAGCTCGGCGAGGCGCTTCGCCTCGACGCGCTCCAGCGTCCATCCGGCCTTCTCCTGGAGCGCCGCGGTCTTCTCCATCGCGGCGGCGTCCTCCGGCCCGGCGGCGATCCGGACCGAGCCGCAGCGCGAATAATGCGGGTCGAACCCCGACTCGGACGCGAGCTCGTCCACCAGAGCCGGATAGAGCTCGGCGCTCCGCCGGCCGAGCTCCGCGAGCGGATCGCCCGGCTCGGCATAGGCCTGCGCGGTCAGCATCCCCGCGGCGGCGCCCGACGCCTCCTCTGCCGGCTCTCCGCGCTCGACCACCGTGACCGACGCGCCGCGGGCGGCGAGCTCCCGGGCGACCGCGCAGCCGATGATGCCGGCGCCGCAGACCAGAACGTCGGGGGTGTTCACGAAATGATCCTATCGCTGCCGTCGGTTTTGCGACGCTCGCGGAGAAAGATCCCTCGCTCGTTAATGGCCGCCGCACGGCGTCGGCAGGCGAGCTCGGGACTGAGACCTCCGCGCTCATGTCGATGAGCGCTGCGCGCTAAGGCTCGGATCGCAAAAACCTCCCGCATCGCAAACCTCCCCGCTCGGTGGCCGTCGCACCCGTGTGCTTGGCGATCCGCGCGCTCGGCGCTTTCGCGCCGGCCGCTTCGCGGCCGCGACCCCGCCATCGAATCGAGGTCGTAATCTCCAGAGGGGGTTTGTGGGATGTCTTCCCCAGGCCGGATGCGCCGCGCCCGTCTGCCGCGCAGCGGCAACCCCGCCAAGCGAGCGTCGCGAATGCGACGAATGGTGCTATGTTTCCCCCTTCGCAAGGAGGTTCCGTTGAGGAAGCTATCGATGATCACGGCGGCCGCGCTGCTCGCGGCTCTGACGGCTTCGGCCGCGCCCACCCGTCACAAGACGGCGAAGAAAGGGAGCTCGAAGATGGACCCCGCGCACACCCAGGCGACGCTCGTCACGGATTTCGGCGACATCACGATCCGGTTCTTCGCCGACAAGGCGCCGCACCACGTGCAGAATTTCATCGAGCTCGCCCAGAAGCACGTCTACGACGGCGTGCTGTTCCACCGCGTGATCCCCGGCTTCATGATCCAGACCGGCGATCCGCTCACGAAGAGCCCGAAAACGCCCCGCGAGCTGATGGGGACGGGGGCGTACGCCGCCCCGAAGGGGACCACGGAGGGATTCGTCTTCAACACGATCCGCGTGTCGGAGCCCGGCGGCGGCCAGAAGACGGAGACGATCCGAAACGTCAAGGCGGAGTTCAACGACGTGTCGCACAAGCGGGGGATCGTCTCGATGGCGCGCGCGAGCGACCCGAATTCGGCGTCCTCCCAGTTCTTCATCGTCGTGAAGGATTCGACCTTCCTGGACCACCAGTACACCGCATTCGGCGAGGTGACCTCGGGAATGGACGTCGCCGACAAGATCGCCGCGGCCCCGAGGGACAGCCGGGACAACCCGAGCTCCCCGATCCACATCAAGCGGGTCGTCCTCTCCCCGATTCCCGCTTCCTGATCGCGCCCTCCCGCGTGGAAAGCATCGAGGCCCGCGTCCGCCGGCTCTGCTCGGAAGCGGGCCTTTCCTTTTCCGGACTCTCTCCGCTCGCGGGCGACGTCGGGCAGCGCCGTTATTTCCGGGGGCGCGCCGGCTCCGGAACCGTGATCGCCGCCCTCTACCCCGAAGGACAGGAGGAGGCGGGCCGGCGCTGGGCCCGCGTCCGCGATGCTCTCTCCCCGAGCGTGCGGGTGCCGATGCTTCTCGCGGCCGAGCCCGGGGGCGCCCTTCACCTCATCGAGGACCTGGGGGACCGGCCGCTCTCCTCGGTGTGGAGCGACTCTCCGGGCCGAAGAGGCGAACGCCATGCCCGCGCCGCCGCGGTGGCGGCCGCGATCGCGGCGGTGCCCGACCCCGGAGCCAACCCTCCGTTCAGCGCCGATTTCTTCTTCACGGAGATGGAGAAGTCCCGCGAATCGTTCTTCACGAGCTTCGCGCGGGAGCCGCTCGCGGCGGGCGAGAGGTCGGTTCACGACGAATTCGCGCGCGCTCTCGCCTCCGAGATCGCCGGCCACCCCAGGACGTTCGTTCATCGCGACTTCCACCTCGACAATCTGCTCGAGGTCGGCGGCGGGATCGGGGTGATCGACTTTCAGGATGCCCGGCCGGGCCCCGACTCCTACGATCTCGCCTCGTTGACCGGCGAACGGGCGGCGCTCGTCTCCCCCGACCCGGCGGCGGCGGCGGCGGCGGTCGAAGCCTTCGCGTCCGCCGCCCGTCCCCGGGAGGGGTTCGAGGGGCGGCTGCGGCGCGTCGCTCTCCAGCGGGGATGGAAAGCCGCGGGAACGTTCGCGAAAGTCTGCTCCGAGGGGCGCGGGGGCGTCTACGGACGATTCCTCGCGCCGCAGATCGCGGCCGTGCTCCGGAACCTCGGCAAAACCGGGGTCGAGGCGGAGTTCGCCGCGATTCTGGCCCGCCGCTCTGCTAAGCTCTTCCGCCAGGAGGAATCTCCATGCTAGGCAGCCTCGGTTTGCCGGAGCTTCTCGTCATCTTCCTGATCGTGATCGTGATCTTCGGCGCGGGCAAGATCCCGCAGCTCGG
Proteins encoded in this window:
- the thiO gene encoding glycine oxidase ThiO, giving the protein MNTPDVLVCGAGIIGCAVARELAARGASVTVVERGEPAEEASGAAAGMLTAQAYAEPGDPLAELGRRSAELYPALVDELASESGFDPHYSRCGSVRIAAGPEDAAAMEKTAALQEKAGWTLERVEAKRLAELSGGAIAPSVREGLAFPEEAVVDPRELVRGLRVCAERRGARFLTNTPVTGLRIESGACTGVRTPRETIGAASVVDATGSWAGLDGAAGFAVPVVPARGQIAEIDAGSARPPCVLHRDHFYLAPREHGRLLAGATLEFVGFDRSVTVSGIAGLLRRAAEVAPALAAARFVGAWAGFRPAAPDGLPIMGPTPLPGYFLAAAHFRNGILLAPISARLVAEAVLGTGSRGALAPFALARFLRQEGQDFERISALQRETRLGKIAKR
- a CDS encoding peptidylprolyl isomerase — translated: MDPAHTQATLVTDFGDITIRFFADKAPHHVQNFIELAQKHVYDGVLFHRVIPGFMIQTGDPLTKSPKTPRELMGTGAYAAPKGTTEGFVFNTIRVSEPGGGQKTETIRNVKAEFNDVSHKRGIVSMARASDPNSASSQFFIVVKDSTFLDHQYTAFGEVTSGMDVADKIAAAPRDSRDNPSSPIHIKRVVLSPIPAS
- a CDS encoding phosphotransferase, yielding MESIEARVRRLCSEAGLSFSGLSPLAGDVGQRRYFRGRAGSGTVIAALYPEGQEEAGRRWARVRDALSPSVRVPMLLAAEPGGALHLIEDLGDRPLSSVWSDSPGRRGERHARAAAVAAAIAAVPDPGANPPFSADFFFTEMEKSRESFFTSFAREPLAAGERSVHDEFARALASEIAGHPRTFVHRDFHLDNLLEVGGGIGVIDFQDARPGPDSYDLASLTGERAALVSPDPAAAAAAVEAFASAARPREGFEGRLRRVALQRGWKAAGTFAKVCSEGRGGVYGRFLAPQIAAVLRNLGKTGVEAEFAAILARRSAKLFRQEESPC